A portion of the Magnetovibrio sp. genome contains these proteins:
- a CDS encoding ectoine synthase, translating to MIVKKLDDVLGTEHEVKGGNWTSRRLILKDAGMGFSMHDTLIHAGTETLIWYKNHLEAVYCIEGKGEIEVLPDGPTYPIEPGTLYALNGNEKHLLRAEKEMRMICTFNPPLTGLEVHDDEGVYPVMD from the coding sequence ATGATTGTGAAGAAGCTCGACGATGTTTTGGGCACCGAGCACGAAGTCAAAGGCGGCAATTGGACCAGTCGGCGCTTGATCCTCAAAGATGCGGGCATGGGCTTTTCCATGCACGACACGTTGATCCATGCCGGAACGGAAACCTTAATTTGGTACAAAAACCATCTCGAAGCGGTCTACTGCATCGAAGGCAAGGGCGAGATCGAAGTGTTGCCGGACGGCCCGACCTATCCGATCGAACCGGGTACGCTCTATGCCCTGAACGGTAATGAGAAACATCTGCTGCGAGCGGAAAAAGAAATGCGCATGATCTGCACCTTCAACCCACCGCTCACCGGGTTGGAGGTACACGATGACGAAGGTGTCTATCCGGTGATGGATTAA
- the ectA gene encoding diaminobutyrate acetyltransferase, producing the protein MPDLIASNESIDPSTTSGNAAPAPSRVEGIAAEAILDTDGVGIRAPSHNEGALMWELARDAGGLDLNSPYAYMMACRHFPNSCAIAEIYGQPAGFVMAHRIPARNDVLFIWQVAVLPEFRGLGIAKRMFDSIVERDVNAGVRTIEATVTPSNTSSAALFSAFAKGRDAHLDIRSCFGADDFPEGQGHEAEDLYVISPITSIA; encoded by the coding sequence ATGCCCGACCTTATCGCATCGAACGAATCTATCGACCCTTCAACTACCAGCGGCAATGCCGCCCCTGCACCGAGCAGGGTCGAAGGCATTGCCGCAGAAGCCATCCTCGACACGGACGGGGTGGGCATCCGCGCCCCATCGCACAACGAAGGCGCCTTGATGTGGGAACTGGCCCGCGACGCGGGTGGTTTGGATTTGAATTCCCCCTACGCCTACATGATGGCATGCCGTCATTTCCCCAACAGCTGCGCCATCGCCGAAATCTACGGCCAACCCGCCGGGTTCGTCATGGCGCACCGCATACCGGCGCGCAACGACGTGCTGTTCATCTGGCAGGTAGCGGTATTGCCCGAATTTCGCGGTCTCGGCATCGCCAAGCGCATGTTCGACAGCATCGTGGAGCGTGACGTCAACGCCGGCGTGCGCACCATCGAAGCCACGGTGACGCCGTCCAACACGTCATCGGCGGCGCTGTTTTCCGCCTTCGCCAAGGGCCGTGATGCGCACCTCGACATTCGTTCGTGTTTTGGTGCGGACGACTTCCCAGAAGGTCAAGGGCACGAAGCCGAAGACCTTTACGTGATCTCGCCGATCACCTCGATTGCTTGA
- a CDS encoding PilZ domain-containing protein, translating to MELHLNEDRRKHPRAGRMGLVVRLDGQTYEVTNWSMGGFLLDDYQGRLTPGALVTVAGLGCRKGDMHDVQLPARVVRTDDGVIAVNYLGLDAKAYDFLTDALNQCGEMRNLV from the coding sequence ATGGAACTGCATCTGAATGAAGACCGTCGCAAGCATCCACGCGCTGGGCGCATGGGTCTTGTCGTGCGTTTGGATGGCCAGACCTATGAGGTCACGAACTGGAGCATGGGCGGCTTTTTGCTCGACGATTACCAAGGCCGCCTGACACCCGGTGCACTGGTGACGGTGGCGGGACTGGGCTGTCGCAAAGGCGACATGCACGATGTCCAACTGCCCGCCCGCGTGGTGCGCACCGATGATGGCGTCATCGCGGTGAACTATTTGGGCCTCGATGCGAAAGCTTATGACTTCCTGACCGACGCACTGAACCAATGCGGTGAAATGCGCAATCTGGTTTAA
- a CDS encoding S8 family serine peptidase: protein MDSDTKTILSIVGGLGGILVLILGGLGLYNYLSQTEKPQNVATVNVDAPDATAAQNLPSATTMTASQLEAFKAFEGMRSTFSPEHAYEPGEVILAAPPAGFEDKIRPAGFHVLEHVNLGRLGLKVVRVATPTGMSVPDALKKLAILLPGVTMDANNQFEDSSSGAATAGSNPRAMAGWDNLSPNCGSGLVLGQIDSGVDMTHPALKGQHIQYQAFTKSGREPGPPDHGTAVAAMLVGSVDWGGLLPGAQLYAANMFEINEKGQKVGSAIGLMKAVDWLATQKVHAVNLSIAGGDNKVVRKAFDLAKNANLLLIAAVGNWGRSDKPAYPAAYDYVVAVTATKGAELIYSHANQGKYVDFAAPGVGIYTALAGGGGKPQTGTSFATPYITAMAAILNKAGKTPTATDLRRLLSTATTDLGKPGKDEVFGYGYVKARPACK, encoded by the coding sequence ATGGATTCAGATACCAAGACCATCCTCAGCATTGTGGGTGGCTTGGGCGGCATTTTGGTGCTCATTCTCGGCGGTTTGGGGTTGTATAATTATCTCTCTCAGACCGAGAAACCCCAGAACGTTGCAACCGTCAACGTCGATGCACCTGATGCAACCGCAGCCCAAAACTTACCTAGCGCAACGACCATGACGGCATCGCAATTGGAGGCCTTCAAGGCCTTTGAAGGCATGCGCTCGACGTTTTCGCCGGAACACGCCTATGAACCGGGCGAAGTCATCCTCGCTGCGCCGCCTGCGGGTTTCGAGGACAAGATCCGCCCCGCCGGCTTTCATGTCTTGGAACACGTCAATTTGGGCCGTTTGGGCCTGAAGGTCGTGCGGGTCGCCACGCCCACCGGCATGAGCGTTCCCGACGCTTTGAAAAAGCTCGCGATTTTGTTGCCCGGCGTGACCATGGACGCCAACAACCAATTCGAAGACAGTTCCTCTGGCGCGGCCACAGCCGGATCGAACCCGCGCGCGATGGCCGGATGGGACAATTTGTCGCCAAACTGCGGCTCGGGCCTTGTACTGGGGCAGATCGACAGCGGCGTAGACATGACGCATCCGGCGCTGAAGGGACAACACATTCAATATCAGGCCTTTACCAAATCAGGACGCGAACCCGGCCCGCCTGACCACGGCACCGCCGTCGCCGCCATGTTGGTGGGCAGCGTCGATTGGGGTGGCCTGTTGCCCGGCGCACAGCTTTACGCCGCCAATATGTTTGAAATTAATGAAAAGGGCCAGAAGGTGGGCTCGGCCATCGGTCTGATGAAGGCCGTCGACTGGCTGGCGACCCAAAAGGTTCATGCCGTCAACCTGTCCATTGCCGGTGGCGACAACAAGGTCGTGCGCAAAGCTTTCGACCTTGCCAAAAACGCCAACTTGCTGCTGATCGCCGCGGTCGGGAATTGGGGTCGATCCGACAAACCGGCCTACCCTGCCGCTTATGACTATGTGGTGGCGGTGACCGCAACAAAGGGCGCGGAACTGATTTACAGCCACGCCAATCAAGGCAAATACGTCGATTTCGCCGCACCCGGCGTCGGCATCTACACCGCGCTGGCCGGTGGCGGCGGCAAACCGCAAACCGGCACCTCGTTCGCCACGCCGTACATCACGGCCATGGCCGCGATCCTCAACAAAGCGGGCAAAACCCCCACGGCCACGGATTTGCGCCGCTTGCTCAGCACCGCGACCACCGATCTCGGCAAACCCGGCAAGGATGAAGTGTTCGGTTATGGCTACGTCAAAGCCCGCCCGGCCTGCAAATAA
- a CDS encoding response regulator: MSRILVIDDDKFVRTSIRAVLESAGHEVSDAGDADSGIDKQRATPFDIAIVDLVMPQKEGLETIRELRMDFPDLAIIAISGGGAIVKKNFVEAAELFGASTTLEKPFGGEELLNAVINVMSVSRHVSNQRLNVARA, encoded by the coding sequence ATGAGCCGTATTCTGGTTATTGACGACGACAAGTTCGTTCGCACATCCATTCGCGCCGTATTGGAGAGTGCCGGGCACGAAGTGTCGGATGCCGGCGATGCCGATAGCGGCATCGATAAACAGCGTGCGACGCCTTTTGACATCGCCATCGTCGATTTGGTGATGCCTCAAAAAGAAGGCCTGGAAACCATCCGTGAATTGAGGATGGACTTTCCCGATCTGGCCATCATTGCGATTTCCGGCGGTGGCGCGATCGTCAAAAAGAACTTCGTCGAAGCGGCGGAACTGTTCGGCGCCAGCACCACCTTGGAAAAACCGTTCGGCGGTGAAGAGTTGTTGAACGCGGTCATCAACGTGATGAGCGTATCCCGCCATGTCTCCAATCAGCGCCTAAACGTCGCCCGTGCTTAA
- a CDS encoding zinc ABC transporter substrate-binding protein: MFKPRFVRPFPSSVPALLIAAILTLGLAPTSTLAAPPTVATSIKPVQALVKMVMGSLGDPELVIPATASPHMFALKPSQATTLEQADVVFWIGPDMETTLIGPLDKMAANARVVELMKTPGLRLIHFDEEAQNDDGHAHGNVDPHIWLAPSNGRKMISYIAEVLSEIDPPNADTYAKNAKKARQRITILSRKTMDYVVQMRYTPYLVQHDGYGYLALEFGMNEVGHIQTTPGREPGAKHVADIIELIKSKNVKCLMHEPQFAPKLAERLKQETGIALREIDPMGIHLSLSDTTYVRIIQGIIVSMEPCLQPRAPKQPAQPAPTQ, translated from the coding sequence ATGTTCAAGCCGCGCTTTGTCCGCCCCTTCCCCTCGTCCGTGCCTGCGCTTTTGATTGCAGCCATTTTGACATTGGGATTGGCGCCGACGTCAACGCTCGCCGCCCCGCCAACGGTTGCGACCTCGATCAAGCCGGTGCAGGCGCTGGTCAAGATGGTAATGGGCAGCCTGGGCGATCCGGAACTGGTGATCCCTGCGACCGCGTCGCCGCATATGTTTGCGCTCAAGCCATCCCAAGCCACCACCCTTGAGCAAGCCGACGTGGTGTTTTGGATCGGCCCCGATATGGAAACGACGCTGATCGGCCCGCTCGACAAGATGGCCGCCAACGCCCGTGTGGTCGAACTGATGAAAACCCCGGGTCTGCGTCTGATTCATTTCGACGAAGAAGCTCAAAACGATGATGGCCACGCGCACGGCAATGTCGACCCGCACATCTGGCTGGCGCCCAGCAATGGCCGCAAGATGATCTCCTACATCGCCGAGGTGTTGAGCGAGATCGATCCCCCCAATGCCGACACTTACGCCAAGAACGCCAAAAAGGCCCGCCAACGCATCACCATCTTGTCGCGCAAGACCATGGATTACGTGGTGCAGATGCGTTACACGCCATACTTGGTTCAGCACGATGGCTACGGATACTTGGCGCTGGAATTCGGCATGAACGAAGTCGGCCACATCCAAACCACACCCGGCCGCGAACCGGGCGCCAAGCACGTCGCAGACATCATCGAACTGATCAAAAGCAAAAACGTCAAATGCCTGATGCACGAACCGCAATTTGCGCCTAAATTGGCCGAGCGCCTGAAGCAAGAAACCGGCATCGCGTTGCGCGAAATCGATCCCATGGGCATTCATTTGTCCTTGTCCGACACCACATATGTGCGCATCATTCAGGGCATCATCGTATCCATGGAACCATGCCTGCAACCGCGCGCACCCAAGCAACCGGCGCAACCGGCGCCGACACAATAA
- the hisI gene encoding phosphoribosyl-AMP cyclohydrolase — protein MSNDFPISPELAAQVADQLNYNSDGLIAAIAQQHDDGEVLMMAWMNRDAVVETLTTGRVCYFSRSRAKLWRKGESSGQVQSLVDFRWDCDSDTVLALVDQKGVACHTGRRNCFYKSIRNGEVSTIAEVEISPDELYG, from the coding sequence ATGAGCAACGACTTTCCCATCTCGCCCGAACTGGCCGCCCAGGTCGCGGATCAACTGAACTATAACTCTGATGGTTTGATCGCCGCCATTGCGCAACAGCACGACGACGGCGAAGTTCTCATGATGGCGTGGATGAATCGCGACGCGGTGGTGGAAACCTTGACCACCGGGCGGGTGTGTTACTTCTCGCGTTCGCGTGCCAAATTGTGGCGCAAGGGCGAAAGCTCCGGCCAAGTGCAGAGCTTGGTGGATTTTCGCTGGGACTGCGACAGCGACACGGTGTTGGCGTTGGTCGATCAAAAAGGCGTGGCGTGCCACACCGGGCGACGCAACTGCTTTTACAAATCGATCCGCAACGGCGAAGTGAGCACCATCGCCGAGGTCGAGATTTCTCCGGACGAGCTGTATGGCTGA
- the modC gene encoding molybdenum ABC transporter ATP-binding protein: MTEPNASSPTLLSVDVQRRSGDFSIDVQIEAGSGITTLFGKSGAGKSTVVGMLAGLLKPDSGHIRVGGQTLFDSTQSIDIAPEHRQVGYVFQDARLFPHMNVAKNLRYGQSRLPAPNRAESFDRVVALLGLEGLLERRPANLSGGEKQRVAIGRALLSNPRILLMDEPLASLDAARKSEILPYIERLASEFDLPVVYVSHAVEEVVRLSDTLVLISHGRVAAQGAVEDIMGRIDLGPLTGRYEAGAVLTPTVAAPIAEHHLTKLTLLGHDMYVPSVDISVGAQVRLRVRARDVSLALARPEGTSILNILPCTVHEIQAGAGSHVEIALRVTPHDTSDEHGTPQTVLARITQKSLKDMGLEPGKSVYALIKAVAIDRHSLGGHGPGTNRRS; the protein is encoded by the coding sequence GTGACTGAGCCCAACGCCTCCTCCCCCACATTGCTGTCCGTCGATGTGCAACGGCGCAGCGGCGATTTTTCCATCGACGTCCAGATCGAGGCTGGATCCGGAATCACCACCTTGTTCGGTAAATCGGGCGCTGGCAAAAGCACCGTCGTCGGCATGTTGGCGGGCTTGCTCAAACCCGACAGCGGTCACATCCGGGTGGGTGGACAAACCCTGTTTGACAGCACCCAAAGCATCGACATTGCACCCGAACACCGCCAGGTCGGTTACGTCTTTCAAGACGCACGGCTGTTCCCACACATGAACGTGGCGAAGAACTTGCGTTACGGCCAAAGTCGCCTGCCAGCCCCCAACCGCGCAGAAAGCTTCGATCGGGTGGTGGCGCTGTTGGGACTGGAAGGCCTGCTGGAACGCCGCCCCGCCAATTTATCCGGCGGTGAAAAGCAGCGCGTCGCCATCGGTCGGGCGTTGCTGAGCAACCCGCGTATTTTACTGATGGATGAGCCGTTGGCGTCCTTGGATGCGGCGCGCAAAAGTGAAATCCTGCCTTACATCGAACGTCTGGCGAGCGAATTCGACCTGCCGGTGGTGTACGTATCGCACGCGGTGGAGGAAGTGGTGCGGTTGTCGGACACCTTGGTGCTGATTTCGCACGGACGCGTGGCCGCGCAAGGCGCGGTCGAAGACATCATGGGGCGCATCGACTTGGGCCCGCTGACCGGACGCTACGAAGCAGGCGCGGTGCTGACGCCGACCGTCGCGGCGCCCATCGCGGAACACCACCTCACCAAGTTGACGTTGCTCGGCCACGACATGTACGTGCCGTCGGTCGACATATCCGTTGGCGCACAGGTGCGCTTGCGGGTGCGTGCACGCGACGTCTCGCTCGCCCTTGCGCGGCCCGAGGGCACCTCGATCCTCAACATCTTGCCGTGCACGGTCCATGAAATCCAAGCCGGCGCGGGTTCTCATGTCGAAATCGCTTTGCGCGTCACGCCACATGACACGTCGGATGAACACGGCACCCCGCAAACGGTCCTGGCGCGAATTACGCAAAAATCGTTGAAAGACATGGGATTGGAACCGGGTAAATCGGTGTACGCCCTGATCAAGGCCGTCGCCATCGACCGCCACAGCCTCGGCGGACATGGCCCAGGCACCAATCGACGCTCTTAA
- the modA gene encoding molybdate ABC transporter substrate-binding protein — protein MKLRRLSALIIVGLGLALASGSLAQERAQKTVTVFAAASTQPALNALVPVLERRGITLKAVHGGSSALARQIEHGAPADIFLSANVRWMDYLTDLGLIIYDSKRTVATNQLVLIAGPKSFTAPKLAFGPGYPLDAVLQGERLAIADPDHVPAGIYGREALGTLRMWTKVQSNLARTSDVTSALMLVARGEARLGVVYASDVKRSDRVSQFAAFPPSSHSPITYPAAIVRGQDRDAVRTVMNLFISPEGQAAFKAAGFEGAP, from the coding sequence ATGAAGCTGAGACGTTTGTCGGCGTTGATCATTGTGGGACTAGGCCTCGCCTTAGCCAGCGGCTCTCTGGCGCAAGAACGGGCGCAAAAAACCGTGACGGTATTCGCCGCCGCCAGCACTCAACCGGCCTTAAACGCGCTCGTGCCCGTGCTCGAACGGCGCGGCATCACGCTCAAGGCGGTCCATGGCGGAAGCTCGGCCTTAGCGCGCCAAATCGAACATGGCGCACCAGCCGATATTTTCCTATCTGCAAACGTGCGGTGGATGGATTACCTCACCGACCTCGGCTTAATCATTTACGACAGCAAGCGCACCGTCGCCACCAATCAACTGGTCTTGATAGCAGGCCCCAAATCCTTTACCGCGCCGAAGTTGGCGTTCGGTCCCGGATACCCGCTTGACGCGGTGCTGCAGGGCGAACGTCTGGCGATTGCCGACCCCGACCACGTACCAGCCGGCATTTATGGCCGCGAAGCCCTGGGCACCTTGCGGATGTGGACCAAGGTGCAGAGCAATTTGGCGCGCACCAGCGACGTCACCTCAGCGTTGATGCTGGTGGCGCGTGGCGAGGCGCGCCTGGGGGTGGTATATGCGTCCGACGTCAAAAGATCGGACCGCGTGTCGCAGTTCGCAGCGTTCCCCCCGTCGAGCCACAGTCCCATCACCTACCCCGCCGCGATCGTGCGCGGCCAGGATCGCGACGCTGTGCGCACGGTGATGAACCTGTTTATCAGTCCGGAAGGGCAAGCGGCATTCAAGGCCGCCGGTTTCGAGGGGGCGCCGTGA
- a CDS encoding GTP-binding protein translates to MADAQAEGPITAVAVTVLTGFLGSGKTTLLNHLLDDPDLGQSAVLINEFGSVSIDHLLVEKIDESTVLLESGCVCCSVRSDLVEAMRGLIAKRADGRVPAFERLVIETTGLADPAPIVHTLMSDPIIAGQFRLDGLVTTVDGVLGFTTLDEHSEAVKQAAIADRIIITKCDIATDLEPLEHRLKNLNPAAPLIKAEHGRVAARDLIDAGLFDKNFVPHAQRWLGDAAIHDYHDHHDHGHRHDQSIRTFVLRADGPIDFMAFQEWLEMLLATQGANVLRVKGILDVKGVDRPVAIHGVQHVFHPPAALPSWDGIEKRSRLVFITRGLGEQAVRDTFAAHMPGQLLDD, encoded by the coding sequence ATGGCTGACGCACAAGCCGAGGGCCCCATCACCGCAGTCGCCGTGACGGTGCTGACGGGGTTTCTCGGCAGCGGCAAGACCACCTTGCTCAATCACCTGCTCGACGATCCCGACCTGGGACAATCCGCCGTTCTCATCAACGAATTCGGCAGCGTTTCCATCGATCATCTGTTGGTCGAAAAGATCGACGAAAGCACGGTGCTGCTGGAAAGCGGTTGCGTGTGTTGTTCTGTGCGTTCCGATCTGGTCGAAGCCATGCGCGGCCTGATCGCCAAGCGCGCCGACGGGCGCGTGCCTGCGTTCGAACGGCTGGTGATCGAAACCACCGGCCTCGCCGATCCTGCGCCGATCGTGCACACCTTGATGAGCGATCCGATCATCGCCGGTCAGTTTCGCCTCGACGGATTGGTGACGACGGTGGACGGGGTGCTCGGCTTCACGACCTTGGACGAACATTCGGAAGCCGTCAAACAGGCCGCCATCGCCGATCGCATCATCATCACCAAATGCGACATCGCCACCGATCTCGAACCGCTCGAACACCGCCTCAAGAACCTCAACCCCGCCGCCCCATTGATCAAAGCCGAACACGGCCGGGTGGCGGCGCGCGATCTGATCGATGCGGGATTGTTCGACAAAAACTTCGTGCCTCATGCGCAACGCTGGCTGGGCGACGCCGCCATCCACGACTACCATGACCACCATGACCACGGTCACCGCCACGACCAAAGCATCCGCACCTTCGTTCTGCGCGCCGACGGCCCGATCGATTTCATGGCGTTTCAGGAATGGCTGGAAATGCTGCTCGCCACCCAAGGGGCGAACGTGCTGCGCGTGAAAGGCATTTTGGACGTCAAGGGCGTCGACCGCCCGGTCGCGATTCACGGCGTGCAACACGTCTTCCATCCGCCCGCCGCGTTGCCGTCGTGGGACGGCATCGAAAAGCGCTCTCGCCTCGTGTTCATCACCCGGGGCTTGGGCGAACAGGCGGTGCGCGACACCTTCGCTGCGCACATGCCGGGGCAACTGCTAGACGACTGA
- the ectB gene encoding diaminobutyrate--2-oxoglutarate transaminase, whose protein sequence is MNTFETHESNVRGYIRSFPTVFTTAKDAHLVDQDGTKYIDFFAGAGVLNYGHNNAKLKDAVMSYMADDGIMHGLDMGTAAKETFLETFYEVILKPRGMDYKVQFPGPTGTNAVESALKLARKVTGRTNVVSFTNAFHGMTAGSLALTGNAAKRAGAGIPLNNVSTMPFDGYMGQDVDTLAYFEKTLCDSGSGIDKPAAVIVETIQGEGGINVAGWKWLRRLRSICTQYDILMIVDDIQMGCGRTGPFFSFEPAAIKPDLICLSKAISGLGLPMALVLIRPDLDIWNPGEHNGTFRGNNLAFVSATEALDYWRDARLEENVAIKGRRIRERLSDVVRANPQANLKIRGRGMIQGLVTDDDNLAVDICAAAFKRGLIMETAGANDQVAKIMPPLTIDELTLEKGLEIFNQVATQVIQKRLSDAA, encoded by the coding sequence ATGAACACTTTTGAAACGCACGAATCCAACGTTCGAGGTTACATCCGCAGCTTCCCCACCGTATTCACCACGGCCAAGGACGCGCATCTCGTCGATCAGGACGGCACCAAATACATCGATTTTTTCGCGGGCGCAGGCGTCCTGAATTACGGCCATAACAATGCCAAACTTAAAGACGCGGTGATGAGTTACATGGCCGATGACGGCATCATGCACGGACTCGACATGGGCACCGCCGCCAAGGAAACATTCCTCGAAACCTTTTACGAGGTAATCTTGAAACCCCGCGGCATGGACTACAAGGTTCAGTTCCCCGGCCCCACCGGCACCAACGCCGTGGAAAGCGCCTTGAAATTGGCGCGCAAGGTCACCGGGCGTACCAACGTGGTCAGCTTCACCAACGCCTTTCACGGCATGACGGCGGGCTCACTGGCGCTGACCGGCAACGCCGCCAAACGCGCCGGCGCGGGCATACCACTCAACAACGTCTCGACCATGCCGTTCGACGGCTACATGGGCCAAGATGTCGACACGCTCGCATACTTCGAGAAGACCTTGTGCGATTCCGGCAGCGGCATCGACAAACCCGCAGCTGTGATTGTCGAAACCATCCAAGGCGAAGGCGGCATCAACGTCGCTGGGTGGAAATGGCTGCGCCGCCTGCGCAGCATCTGCACCCAGTACGATATCTTGATGATCGTCGACGACATCCAGATGGGCTGTGGGCGCACCGGTCCGTTCTTCAGCTTCGAACCGGCCGCCATCAAACCCGACCTGATCTGCCTGTCCAAAGCCATCAGCGGCTTGGGGCTGCCGATGGCGTTGGTGCTGATCCGTCCCGACTTGGACATCTGGAATCCCGGCGAACACAACGGCACATTTCGCGGCAACAACCTGGCGTTCGTGTCGGCGACCGAAGCGTTGGACTATTGGCGCGATGCTAGGCTGGAAGAAAACGTCGCCATCAAGGGCCGCCGCATCCGCGAACGTTTGTCGGACGTCGTGCGGGCCAATCCGCAAGCCAACTTGAAGATCCGCGGACGCGGCATGATCCAAGGCCTGGTGACCGACGATGACAATCTCGCCGTCGACATTTGCGCCGCGGCGTTCAAGCGTGGCTTGATCATGGAAACGGCCGGGGCGAACGATCAGGTCGCGAAAATCATGCCGCCGTTGACCATTGATGAACTGACCCTGGAAAAAGGCCTGGAAATTTTCAATCAGGTCGCCACCCAGGTGATCCAAAAGCGCCTCTCGGACGCTGCCTAA
- a CDS encoding Fur family transcriptional regulator: MPQPPSKSQASTTPTAPVKPGSFPDAHHDHAKCVRSALARAEQICASRGVRLTDIRRQVFELVWQSHSPVGAYDVLERLSDGVRKAQPPTVYRALDFLLAQGLIHRIESLNAYIGCAEPDVDHDGQFLICRDCGRAAELIDRTIDAAIGKGARAVGFSIEHPTVELEGVCAQCQKLSHRHD, from the coding sequence ATGCCCCAACCGCCAAGCAAGTCCCAAGCATCGACCACGCCGACAGCGCCCGTGAAGCCCGGCTCGTTTCCCGATGCCCATCACGATCACGCCAAATGCGTGCGTAGCGCTTTGGCGCGCGCCGAACAGATATGTGCGTCGCGCGGGGTGCGCTTGACTGACATTCGCCGCCAAGTGTTCGAACTGGTGTGGCAAAGCCACAGTCCGGTGGGGGCGTACGATGTTTTGGAACGCCTCAGTGATGGGGTGCGCAAGGCCCAGCCGCCGACCGTGTACCGGGCGCTCGACTTTCTGTTGGCCCAAGGCTTGATCCACCGCATCGAAAGTTTGAACGCCTACATCGGTTGTGCGGAACCCGATGTCGACCACGACGGTCAATTCTTGATTTGCCGCGATTGCGGTCGGGCGGCGGAATTGATCGACCGCACCATCGACGCCGCCATCGGCAAGGGCGCGCGGGCGGTCGGATTTAGTATCGAACACCCGACGGTTGAGCTGGAAGGCGTATGCGCGCAATGTCAAAAACTGTCACACCGCCATGACTGA
- the modB gene encoding molybdate ABC transporter permease subunit, translated as MSWNLSPLEWEALRLSLKVAAWATAASLPVGIFIAWLLARRRFVGHGILNGIVHLPLVLPPVVIGYALLILLGRGGLVGGWLYETFGVSLAFTWKGAAVAAAVMAFPLMVRAMRLSLEAVDPGLEQAARTLGASPLRTFTTVTLPLMLPGVITGAVLAFARALGEFGATITFVSNIPGETRTLPLALYTFTQVPGGETSALRLAVLAVVVALIALIASEALARRVRHVTQGGDRD; from the coding sequence GTGAGCTGGAACCTGTCGCCGCTGGAATGGGAAGCCCTGCGCCTGAGCCTCAAGGTCGCAGCCTGGGCCACGGCGGCGAGCCTTCCGGTCGGTATTTTCATCGCCTGGCTGCTGGCCCGTCGCCGCTTCGTCGGACACGGCATTTTGAACGGCATCGTGCACTTGCCCTTGGTGCTTCCGCCGGTGGTGATCGGGTATGCGTTGTTGATCTTGTTGGGGCGCGGCGGCCTTGTCGGCGGATGGTTGTATGAGACCTTTGGCGTAAGCCTGGCATTCACCTGGAAAGGTGCTGCGGTGGCTGCGGCGGTGATGGCGTTTCCGCTGATGGTGCGCGCTATGCGCCTGAGCCTCGAAGCCGTTGATCCCGGCTTGGAACAAGCCGCGCGCACGTTGGGGGCATCACCGCTTCGGACGTTCACCACCGTGACGCTACCGCTGATGCTGCCCGGCGTGATCACCGGGGCGGTGCTGGCGTTCGCCCGGGCGTTGGGCGAGTTCGGCGCGACCATCACGTTCGTGTCCAACATTCCCGGCGAAACCCGCACCTTGCCGCTGGCGCTGTATACCTTCACCCAGGTGCCGGGCGGCGAAACCAGCGCGCTGCGCCTTGCGGTGTTGGCCGTGGTGGTAGCGCTGATCGCGCTGATCGCCAGCGAGGCCTTGGCGCGCCGAGTGCGACACGTGACGCAAGGAGGGGATCGTGACTGA